From Eptesicus fuscus isolate TK198812 chromosome 13, DD_ASM_mEF_20220401, whole genome shotgun sequence, the proteins below share one genomic window:
- the RRAS2 gene encoding ras-related protein R-Ras2 isoform X2 — MTVDVDLDHHLSESYFVTDYDPTIEDSYTKQCVIDDRAARLDILDTAGQEEFGAMREQYMRTGEGFLLVFSVTDRGSFEEIYKFQRQILRVKDRDEFPMILIGNKADLDHQRQVTQEEGQQLARQLKVTYMEASAKIRMNVDQAFHELVRVIRKFQEQECPPSPEPTRKEKDKKGCHCVIF, encoded by the exons TCCTATTTTGTGACGGATTATGATCCAACCATCGAGGATTCCTACACAAAGCAGTGCGTGATAGATGACAGAGCGGCCCGGCTAGATA TTCTAGATACAGCAGGACAAGAAGAGTTTGGAGCTATGCGAGAACAGTATATGCGAACTGGCGAGGGTTTCCTGTTGGTCTTTTCAGTCACAGATAGAGGCAG ttttgaaGAAATCTATAAGTTTCAAAGACAGATTCTCAGAGTAAAGGATCGTGATGAGTTCCCAATGATTTTAATCGGTAACAAAGCAGATCTGGATCATCAGAGACAG GTAACACAGGAAGAAGGACAGCAGTTAGCACGACAGCTGAAGGTTACTTATATGGAGGCATCTGCAAAGATTAGGATGAATGTAGATCAAGCTTTCCATGAACTTGTCCGGGTTATAAG GAAATTTCAAGAGCAGGAATGTCCTCCTTCACCAGAACCAACgcggaaagaaaaagacaagaaaggcTGCCATTGTGTCATTTTCTAA